Proteins encoded by one window of Gemmatimonadaceae bacterium:
- a CDS encoding oligopeptide transporter, OPT family, whose protein sequence is MQPKELTLRGLVLGALITTVFTAANIYLGLKVGLTFASSIPAAVISMALLSAVKDSSILENNIVQTVASAAGTLSAIIFVLPGLVIIGWWTGFPYWQSFFVCLSGGVLGVLFTIPLRRALVTNSDLPYPEGVAAAEVLRVGSGTRGETKDETGEAREGLVAVVLGSATSAGLAILTATRIAAGGLTGFFPIGATAASGYDVAWSLALVGAGHLVGLSVGMAMLAGLVIAWGIAVPILTSMNPTPAGVTLAAHTASIWGTQVRFIGAGAIGVAAVYTLATLAKPVLGGLVSTLAASRAEGVADDRDRDLSPSWIIGLAVGCALIAGGLAYSFARSTVLAPDAGMLTAIAVPFVVIVGFLIAGICGYMAGLIGASNSPISGVGILSIVVCASVLVMAVRPTGASAPALVAFSLFVTAIVFACATISNDNLQDLKTGQLVGASPRRQQIALIVGVAAGAAVIPWVLNLLAKAYGFAGAPNVGVVALNPLPAPQATLISALAKGVIGGNLDWKMIGVGGLIGVGLILGDAALGAMHKLRIPPLAVGIGIYLPMSATFAVVVGALVSHWYDRRVHTLRDPDRAERLGTLVASGLIVGESVWGVINAGLIVAFSKEAPIGLVPESFAPAPWLGVLCFVALLVFLYGWMVRRSEAMQGPVR, encoded by the coding sequence ATGCAACCCAAAGAACTCACCCTCCGCGGGCTCGTCCTCGGTGCGCTCATCACCACGGTGTTCACCGCGGCCAACATCTACCTCGGGCTCAAGGTGGGCCTCACGTTCGCGTCGTCCATCCCGGCCGCGGTCATCTCGATGGCGCTGCTCAGCGCCGTGAAAGACTCATCGATCCTCGAGAACAACATCGTGCAGACCGTTGCCTCGGCGGCCGGCACGCTGTCGGCGATCATCTTCGTGCTGCCGGGCCTCGTCATCATCGGATGGTGGACGGGGTTCCCGTACTGGCAGTCGTTCTTCGTCTGCTTGAGCGGCGGCGTGCTCGGCGTGTTGTTCACCATCCCCCTGCGGCGCGCGCTCGTCACCAACTCGGATCTGCCGTATCCCGAGGGAGTGGCGGCGGCCGAAGTGCTGCGGGTGGGCTCCGGCACGCGCGGCGAGACGAAGGATGAGACGGGGGAAGCGCGAGAAGGGCTCGTGGCCGTGGTCCTCGGTTCCGCCACGTCGGCGGGCCTGGCCATCCTCACGGCGACGCGCATCGCCGCCGGGGGGCTCACGGGCTTCTTCCCGATCGGGGCGACGGCGGCGAGCGGGTACGACGTCGCGTGGTCGCTGGCGCTCGTGGGCGCGGGTCATCTGGTGGGGTTGTCGGTGGGCATGGCGATGCTCGCGGGACTCGTCATCGCGTGGGGGATCGCGGTGCCGATTCTCACGTCGATGAATCCCACGCCCGCCGGCGTGACGCTGGCCGCGCACACCGCTTCCATCTGGGGCACGCAGGTGCGCTTCATCGGCGCCGGCGCCATCGGCGTGGCCGCGGTCTACACGCTCGCCACGCTGGCCAAGCCGGTGCTGGGCGGTCTGGTGAGCACGCTGGCCGCATCGCGCGCCGAGGGGGTAGCGGACGATCGCGACCGCGATCTGTCGCCGTCGTGGATCATCGGGCTTGCTGTGGGATGCGCGCTCATCGCCGGCGGGTTGGCCTACAGCTTCGCGCGCTCCACGGTGTTGGCCCCCGATGCGGGAATGCTCACGGCGATCGCCGTGCCGTTCGTCGTGATCGTCGGGTTTCTCATCGCCGGCATCTGCGGCTACATGGCGGGGCTCATCGGCGCGTCGAACAGCCCGATTTCCGGCGTCGGCATTCTGTCGATCGTGGTCTGTGCATCCGTGCTCGTCATGGCCGTGCGGCCGACGGGGGCGTCGGCTCCCGCGCTCGTCGCGTTCTCACTGTTCGTCACGGCGATCGTATTCGCCTGCGCGACGATCTCCAACGACAACCTGCAGGACCTCAAGACGGGCCAACTCGTGGGGGCGTCGCCGCGGCGGCAGCAGATCGCGCTCATCGTGGGCGTGGCGGCCGGCGCGGCGGTGATTCCGTGGGTGCTGAATCTTCTCGCCAAGGCCTACGGGTTCGCGGGTGCGCCGAACGTGGGCGTGGTGGCGCTCAACCCGCTGCCGGCGCCGCAGGCGACGCTCATCTCGGCGCTCGCCAAGGGCGTGATTGGCGGCAATCTCGACTGGAAGATGATCGGCGTCGGCGGGCTTATCGGCGTCGGTCTCATACTCGGGGACGCGGCGCTCGGCGCGATGCACAAGCTGCGCATCCCGCCGCTCGCTGTCGGCATCGGGATCTATCTCCCCATGTCGGCCACGTTCGCCGTGGTCGTGGGCGCGCTGGTGTCGCATTGGTACGACCGGCGTGTTCATACGTTGCGTGATCCGGACCGCGCCGAGCGCCTGGGCACGCTGGTGGCGTCGGGGCTGATCGTGGGGGAGAGTGTGTGGGGCGTGATCAACGCCGGGTTGATCGTCGCGTTCTCCAAGGAGGCGCCCATCGGGCTGGTGCCGGAGAGCTTCGCGCCCGCCCCGTGGCTGGGTGTGCTGTGCTTCGTGGCGCTGCTCGTCTTCCTTTACGGATGGATGGTGCGTCGATCGGAGGCGATGCAGGGTCCGGTGCGGTAG
- a CDS encoding HlyD family efflux transporter periplasmic adaptor subunit: protein MTRKTRKIVIGAAAVAAVALVGLWLARPAAVTADLAVVTRGLLRVTLDEDGQTRALHHVTVSAPVSGRLLAVRLEAGDSVARGDPLLTMVAAPLDPRSRDQAEAALRAADAGVSQARSGLAVAQLAMDEAQRALARAEELHRSGAVSDRDLESAERLRDTRVRGLEMARDEVAAAEAQRTSARAGVEGASAASAPEGSRVVVRSPVAGRVLRVFEEHDRLVPAGTALMDVGDPRDLEVVVDVLSSDAQGVRVGAPMFVHVGEGVAPVTATVTRIEPAAFTKLSPLGVQEQRVNVHGAFASAPAALGDAYQVSVSIVLWQGADVLRVPGSALVAADGGWRVFRVRGGRAESVAVVVGHRGMSAVEVVSGLAAGDTVVARPNDLVRDGVRVKGMERGGGA from the coding sequence ATGACCAGGAAGACGCGGAAGATCGTGATCGGCGCGGCGGCGGTGGCGGCGGTGGCGCTCGTTGGCCTCTGGCTCGCGCGGCCGGCGGCGGTGACGGCCGATCTGGCGGTGGTCACGCGGGGGCTACTGCGCGTGACGCTCGACGAGGACGGCCAGACGCGCGCGTTGCACCACGTGACCGTGTCGGCGCCCGTGTCGGGTCGGCTGCTTGCCGTGCGGCTCGAGGCGGGTGACTCGGTAGCGCGCGGCGACCCCCTGCTCACGATGGTGGCGGCGCCGCTCGATCCGCGGTCGCGCGACCAGGCCGAGGCGGCGTTGCGGGCGGCCGACGCCGGAGTATCGCAGGCGCGGTCTGGGCTGGCGGTGGCGCAGCTTGCGATGGACGAGGCGCAGCGGGCGCTCGCACGGGCAGAGGAACTGCACCGGTCGGGCGCCGTGTCGGACCGCGATCTCGAGAGCGCGGAGCGGTTGCGCGACACACGAGTACGGGGGCTGGAGATGGCGCGCGACGAAGTGGCCGCGGCGGAAGCGCAGCGCACGAGCGCGCGGGCGGGGGTGGAGGGCGCGAGCGCGGCGTCCGCGCCGGAGGGCTCCCGCGTGGTGGTGCGCTCGCCGGTGGCGGGGCGCGTGCTGCGCGTATTCGAGGAGCACGATCGGCTGGTGCCGGCGGGCACCGCGTTGATGGATGTGGGCGATCCGCGCGATCTGGAAGTGGTGGTGGACGTGCTGTCATCAGATGCGCAGGGCGTGCGGGTGGGGGCGCCGATGTTCGTGCACGTGGGAGAGGGCGTGGCGCCGGTGACGGCGACCGTCACGCGCATCGAACCCGCGGCATTCACCAAGCTGTCGCCGCTCGGTGTGCAGGAGCAGCGGGTGAATGTGCATGGCGCGTTCGCGTCGGCGCCGGCGGCGCTGGGGGATGCGTATCAGGTGAGCGTGTCGATCGTGCTGTGGCAGGGCGCCGACGTGCTGCGCGTGCCCGGCAGTGCGCTCGTGGCCGCCGATGGCGGGTGGCGCGTGTTTCGCGTGCGCGGCGGCCGGGCGGAGTCGGTGGCAGTGGTGGTGGGCCACCGGGGGATGAGCGCCGTGGAGGTGGTGTCGGGGCTCGCGGCGGGCGACACGGTGGTGGCGCGGCCGAATGATCTGGTGCGGGATGGGGTGCGGGTGAAGGGCATGGAGCGTGGCGGCGGGGCATGA